GGCAACGCCCGCGAGGAGAGATCAGTCCGCCCCCTCCCCGTCTCCCCTGAGGAGATGCTCTCCCCTCTGTCCGGGTAAGGGGGGCACCTCCCTCTGGGAAGAGAGAAGGTGGGGGGCACCCCCCTCTGAGGGGACCTAGAGAGGCAGGGGCTCACCTGAAGAGGGTACACACCCAGTGAGGGGGGCCTCCTGGAGAGTCAGCTACCGGTACTTATCCACCTCTGCGGGGACATAGTACCAGGCACCTCCCAGAGACACCCCTGACTTGGAGGCTTTGGTTATGGCAGTAAAACTGCTAGCAAAATGCTCCAGTGTGGACATTGTTATATTGGTATTAAAATGCTTCTACTGGTGTCATTTATGGAGTTCCTCTGGCTATAgcagttatgctggtataactgtgtctacactagggcttttattGGCATAGTTatgtttggttaaaaaaaaaaatcacagcctctttgaccaacatagctatgccagtaaaaCTTTTACGTGTAGACCAGGTTGAAGGCCCTGTCTTGAGGGGGTAAAAGGCTGGGAAGGTTTTCCATCATGTTAGCTGAGTCCGGTTGGCTTAACAGAGTTGAAAATCTCTCTTAATGCCCGTGAGGACACAAACTAACATGTCTGAAGCTGTGCTATAGCCTAAGCTGTCCCTTGAGCAGTTTATCATGGGTTACAGGCATGACATTTGCCTTGTCTATATTAGATTTGTCTAGCATGTTCCAAGATCACACCTTTAAAAGCCAGCTCTAGATGAGGTACTGAGCTATACCACCACCTGTTAATAGGTCATCTTTTGTGTTTGCCTACATTATACATGTATTAACAGGGTTTTTCAGTCAAGTTATGCTAACTCTTGAGCTAACACAATTGAAAAACACTCCCTTGCTCAAAACAGGGCCTAAGGGGAAAGGAAGGACTGCCTCTCAGAAATACACACATATCCCCAACCCTTGAAAGAAGACAGGTAAGGCCAGGGCAGTGAGCTCCACCCCAAGAAGATAGCTctgcacctctgggcttgcagcattagttatgaaagtaaaaaaattgcttgagctggcacctcttccattacaaattaagcactgggtgaGACCCTCCCTCCTAAGGGAAATGAAGAGGGTAAGGTGAAACAGAAATTAGAAAGCTAgtaagggaaggagagagagttgGGGGCTAAAAAGAAAATCCCTGCATTATATGTGACTGCTGATAAAGGTAGAGGTGAAAATCAGTGTGTGTGGGATAGGGGTTAAAATAAGAAGTAGGTTTAATTCCCACCTGAAGACTATTTGCAGTGTCACCTGGGACAAGTCAGTTAACTTCTCTAGCCTTGTGTACACCAGGAAAAATAGCTGTTGCTGCTAACAGATATTACAGTAGTTGCTGCTGAACATGATTAGACTGCACGTGTAGGCAGGAGAAGACTTGTTCAGAACCATTTCCAAAACCATGGCTAAAACGTATACAAACATCAGAATGAAATCTCAGAGTCTTCTACCATGATTATCCAGGCCCTGTGCACCCTAGCCTAAATTTTCCAGCGGGGTCTTTGGATTCTGCCATATGCTGGTGCTGCAGACTGGAAACTCATTTAATTTCTCATTAGAAAGCTATGAGCAAAAAATGACCCAATGCCTTGTTCACATTGTGCCCAGCTTCTCTTGCATCTTCTTAAATTATCACACAGAAGTTAACATGAACAGCTTTTTTGATCAAAGAACTCTGCTTTgcatttattgtttttttttaaacacaacctGCCCCTCCCCAAATATGGTTAACTATCTGTAACTATTCATGGACTAAACATTCGGTCCTAAAAACTATGCCAATTGCCTCAGACCAGAAGTTGTTATGCTTGTTATTGACAATAAGTAACATGAATTAATTTTGGCACTCTCACTAATTCAGTGATGAATGACTTACTTTATATAGCTTTAAAAATGGATGACTGATCCATGATGTGGAGTTCTGCCATCTTCCACCTACTATGAATAGTTCATTGTTGGGACTGTGACATCAGAGATAAGAGCCAACCCCATCCCCTATTTCATCATTTATTTGCATACTACAATCCTATTGGTTTACAGGGCTCAATTGTtagcctctttcattacaaaccaAACCTCCAGTCCTGCAATCAACAGCATGCTCCTGGAGTTGAACCCATGTTGAGTCAACGGGGCACTGCATAGATACAGCAAGCCTCCTCTAGGGTCAGGAgcagcgccagggtttctggcgccctaggcagaattcggggggcggcattttgtgcactccccatggggcgcgcggGAGATTCCGGTTCTGCTCCCATCGCGCGGCCGAAGAAGGACCCAcccccgaaatgccgcaggcgacagcagcagtcattgagctgctcaattggcTGCCGCTGTTTCCCATCAcaggtccttctttggcggcgcaacgggagcggaaccggaagctcccgtgtgcccagtggggagcgcacaaaatgccgccccccgaatcctggcgccctaggcgactgcctagggtcgcctaatggaagtgcTGGCCCTGTCTAGGGTACATCTATTCATCAATTAAAAAATATGGTTGGCCTAGGTCATCTGACTCAGTCTGCAGGGCTGTAATACAGTAACTTACCACTTAACGTTTCAATCTTaggtccctgctcaattacataacatgctccatttaaaattGTGTAATGCTTTgctataatgttgtttggctgcctgttttgtccacagctggcagcctccatCAGCTCCCCTAGCCCCCCTACAaagccttctcccccccccgccgacaGACCCCAatgatcagtgccttccccctcctcctgcccatggcaatcagctggcttgcagcattcaggagggagtggggaggagcgaggacttggcacgcaggctccccctccctcccctgtctcTTGAACACTGCAAACCAgccatgggcaggagggaggagtgaggacagCGGCATGCAGCataaaggaggaggaggggggaagaagaggaggattaagggtgggggcttggaggaaggggtggcgTGGGCAGGTcgagggttgagccccctgcccctggtgcttacagagtaggggaagctgccgctgctactGCACaacatgcttctcctagcctacagcctccttgcctgcctcattgtctccagtgccagtgggctgtgcctgtgtggggtaaggtaGGGGCACCTCGcaactatagtactgtattggaaataaaaatttccctggaacttaaCCCCTCCCCCTATTTACACTCATTCTtatagggaaattggatttgcttaacattgtttcgcttaaagtcgcatttttcaggaacataactacagcattaagtgaggagttactgtattgctgtgtagatgtttgggcttgggctggagcctgagctctgcaaCCCTGCAAAGCAGGAGGGTCCACGTttgctgacctgggccagctgtgtcTATACTTCGGGTCTTTTATTCCTGCATAGACATACTCCTACACTCtaccagttgcaggatcagggcctaaacctTTGCTCAACAAAATGCAATTTAAATACCTTACCCAGCATGCTAGATGTAGTTTGTTGCTTGTACCAACAGACAATTCAACTTTATCATATCCATTTACATCCCTATCCTGCACTCAGGCAGAAATCATTGTAGCATCTGGGCCTTAGGCTCCAAACCTCCAAACATTAATACATGTGAGTAACTCTGAGTTTATGACTGAGGCCTTAGTTTGATTGCCACCTAAACTAACACTTgaatccttttaaataaatatgtactAATGATTAACAGAAAATTGTAttataaattagggctgtcaattaatcacagttaactcacacaattaaaaaattaatcgtgattaaaaaattgtgattaatcacacttttaattgcattgttaagcaataaaataccaactgaaatttattttcaaatatattgatttcaaatacaacacagaatacatagcgcacagttctcactttatattttttattacaaatatttgcactgtaaaaatgataaatagtatttttcagttcacctcatacaaatgccataatgcaatctctttatcgtgaaagtgcaacttacaaatgtagatttttgtgttacataactgcactcaaaaagcaaaacaatgtaaaactttagagcctacaagtccactcagtcctacttcctgttcagccagtcgttaagacaaacaagtttatatttatgggacataatgctgcccatttcttatttacaatgtctccagaaagtgagaacagtgtctgttacagctccattttgtttcttaaagctgtccccttactccattttgttcttgttctcctctgtggccgcccctccctgacTGTTAAGTTGTTTatcagggcctctgcccttctcaaagggagggccccttaagttgtttaacaaaagccattgcccttctcaaagggatggccacttgtgctaagtgggaccactgccctgttcaaagggttagtcctgttatcaccttgttaaaacctgggtttggtgtagggtaggctctgtccatagctgcaagacctattgtgtttttaagatcctgggcatgagtcatacctctgggctcaggactagtccaaacatgtcttggtggctgcctgcaggttttttttctctgtcttctctcctacctgtaagagggggagccaatcagagttactggcgggaagctgccagggtttgcctttataaacagacatttttgaacagacttcagaaaggttcttgcattgctgcctggtctgatcagccagtggttctgggggtcctttctccactctcgttttatttttgagcgtacccccgtttttgaaccccccccccccccacgaagaacgaattgctgcctgagagatctcctgattatcaagactgtaccgagccttctgatgttcttgctgcttctgcctctgttgctgccttgggggatggtaagaatccctctgtgaaactttctgtacttttattttattatgttagctgctggctctgtctccccagcacacagactcaagctaaaccttggtctgtgttttaaaacctctctcttaaaccccgtggcactctgccactgaaaatgagtttgtgctgctgctaagttctgctcctgtgggctttgccttggactgttttcagctgtatccactgctgcagtcacccccgcccccctttggagctgtgtcctggacacacaccactcagccctctggaactatccttagcataaggtgcaccctttaagttaagtttagcattatactttgtaagttaggcttagagaattgttgcattgtgttttgttacttgctaatttgtgtagtcttggttaagctagatcatagataagattttgctgtgttctgtataattgtaattaagtctgtcttcccactgcaccccccccagcttctctgtgtccttctaccttgttacactctctctgctgcttaaaacttgcagcctgtttgttcttcctagcctgtttgctctgtgtctctgtgctcctactgccaaacctcaattgtattgctgaagtctagcacaaaaccccattggttactttttcctctctgatacccctcacattctacatttacaccactgtgacacattttacctaaaattgtttgttatttaacatatttttccataactattagttggttatatgctgctgtgacacacctttttacatagaaatcgctagctacctgttacatttatacttcagtgttagttggttacccactgtattgtatcctgctgtgttgtaccccactattgaaacccccttactgttcaccaaaaagaaacccctccccaattgtctaccttaacaaaccccatacccctcactattgaattttccctgtttttgcattttattaataaagtttattttgcaccccacccgtgtggtaattgttccccaagatcccatatacctgctggcagggacaaacagctgtttgcatgacactgttgtagctggcattgcaagatatttacatgccagatgtgataaacattcatatgccccttcatgcttcaaccaccgttcCAGTGGGCAGTTTgttactgaactccttggaggagaattgtatgtctcctgctctgttttaccctcattctgtcatatatttcatgttatagcaatctcagatgatgacccagttGTAAATAAACTtcttgtcttagcgattggctgaagaagtagtaggactgagtggacttgtaggctctaaagttttactttgttttggtttttgagtgcagatatttttgtacataattctacatttgtaagttcaactttcatgataaagagattgcactacattgtttgtattaagtgaattgaaaaatactcttttttactgtgcaaatatttgtaataaaaataatataaagtgagcactgtacacttggtagtctgtgtggtaattgaaatcaatatatttgaaaatgtataaaacatccaaaaatatttaaataaatggtattctattaatctttaacagtgtgattaatttttttaattgcttgacagccctactataaACTATTATGATGGGTACACCAAAGATAACATTGACCCAAAATGTATAGTTGTCCCAAAGATAGTGGAGGAAGTTCTCTAATTCAGAGATGAACAGTGTATAGTTTGCAACTGAAAAGAATAAACACAAACCCCAGGTGATCAATATAGTccttggccctgattctgcaattggATTTACATAGGCAAAACCCTGCACCCATCCTGAATCCCATTGTACAAAGCAGAGCTCTACAGCACAAGGTGAGTCTGTCTACATGCATGTGATTGAAAGAATGGGATTTTAATTTGTAACAGTTTTTGAGACTTGCTATGTTAGTTGGCAAATTTCAATTATTGGGTTGGGCCACACTCTTCACTATAAGTCCATTGAGTCAGCGCAGTAAGGATGAAATGAACCCTTTAATTCATAAGAACCTAAACAAAGATTTGTTAAATAAGTTTTTACCATTTGTATTGCATTTCTATCTAAGGTATTACTGAATGCCTTACAGTCTGTAATATAGTTATCCTCACATCTCTATGAGAGAGGGAAGTACGACTATCTGcagtttacagatagggaaatgaGATatgaatgacttgcccaaggtcacacaaaaagATTGTGGcaaaggagggaattgaacctgggttttcTGAGTCCCATGCTGAAATCCTAAACCACTGAATTTTCTTTCCTCACAATTGACAATTGATTTATATGCTAAGGAAAATTAACAAACTTCATAACGGAAAGGATTTCAGCTGGAAAAAGTACAGTCCTAAGTGAGCTGTGATTTAAAATAATGACTTCAGGGAACAGTGAGTGGGACTGAGCaccctttcttttaaaataaagatgaaaGAGACTGAGCTTTCCCATCACTATTTTTATAATACGCTGTTACACCACATTAGGAAGcatttaggggggaaaaaaagctcccCCCACCAAAAGCAGTGTTATATACACgaattttcagtgaaaagttTTATTAATCTGTAAGTATTTGTTTTATGGACCAATCTgtgtttgtatttgttttatcCAGGTTTTTATATTACATTCATAACTGTGTAACTAACTGAGCGCAAATTTAGGCCCTAGTCCTGCAGAAAATTATGCTCATGCTTAACTACACATGTaattactcccactgaagtcaaaggtcTATAAATGTCTGTAAaactaagcatatgcttaaatcttTGCAGAATTGCAACCAaagttttttaaatattcatttattCAATATAATTTACCTTCTGTATAAAATTATGTGCATCTAATACCTTATTCATACGAAGGCCTTAAATTGATAAATTGTAGATATGTCTATATTTAGAATATTTATTTTCTCACCTCTTATCCAGGAAGAACTGTTAAAGTatggggtttggagagggtcccatatgaggaaagattaaagaggctaggacttttcagcttggaaaagaggagactaagggaggggatatgatagaggtatataaaatcatgagtgatgtggagaaagtggataaggaaaagttatttacttattcccataatacaagaactaggggtcaccaaatgaaattaataggcagcaggtttaaaacaaataaaaggaagttcttcttcacgcagcacacagtcaacctgtggaactccttacttgaggaggttgtgaagactaggactataacagcgtttaaaagagaactggatacattcatggtggttaagtccataaatggctattagccaggatgggtaaggactggtttccctagcctctctttgtcagagggtggagatggatggcaggagagagatcacttgatcactgcctgttaggttcactccctctggggcacctagcattggccactgtcggtagacaggatactgggctagatggacctttggtctgacccggtacagccattcttatgttcttatgacaatggccccaatcctacaaacacttgcACATGTGAATAGTCCTTTTGAATTCAATGTGTAAAGTTACTTTCATGCACAGGTGCTTGCGAGATCAAGACAAAGGTCAATAAATAGTTTGTTGATAATACTTTAAAatgtatgtttaaaaataaagagatCCAGACATGCAAATaaggtgtttattttttaaaaagtgttacaTTTCCCATAAATTTCACTGGGTGATGATATCATTTGGTAAAAATAGGCTAGGAAGGATTAGGCTAGGAAGGACAATTCAATAATTGTCAATTTCACTGTCACcacacaaaacaacaaaaaaaaaatatttccatcaataatatttGAAATTTACAGAAAGGCatggtaagaaaaatgctgcttgaaaacttagagtttgatttaagaatatttacttaGTATATTCTGATGTTATGTTGATAATTTGTGCATTAATGGCTATGAAGCTTTAACTtcttgaatctcaatgtctactgtcgTTAAATGATTGTCTGACCTTCCCCAATGCCTGAtctccataatttcccacaactgtgaacattgaaaaagataaaaataaaataaaaaaaagcttaaaacccataattttgcacaccTGGAAATTTAAGTTGGTAAACGAAGGAAAAATGCttacaaataaaagtgaaaaaataaataaagaataaaaataaaaattcagtttttttaactgaatcctgccaagcctagATATAAATCATAAATATACAGTATACTACAAACCAGTGTGTTTGCACAGAAATAAAtcaaaggctatggctacacttgcacttcaaagcgctgccgcggcagcgctttgaagcgctaagtgtagtcaaagcgccagcgctgggagagagcgctgtccgtactccacctccctgtggggaataatgtacagcgctgggagccgtgctcccagcgctggggctttgaccacactggcactttgcagcgctgcaaattgcagcgctggagagggtgtgttttcacaccctgctgcagcactgcaaatttgcaagtgtagccatagcctaagacaAAATTTGTATTTTCTATTAAAACAATCACTTGAGCATGGCTAACAATAATGTTTAACAAAATAGAAATTTTACTTGTACACTTAAGATATGCAGTATTAGAACACAAGTAGTTTCAATAGTCACCAGCAttttaataatatattttttgCGTGCAATATATACATAATTAAACAGTTAGTAAACATATACAAGTGTAGCACAAATAAGGTAAATGAGGTATTGCTGTGGATTGTATCTATCATCATATTCACTATGCCAGTCATAACATTTGCTAGCAAGAAAAAAACTAACTGATTTTTATCAATAGCATTAATTATGCAAATACTTAgccactttctctctcttttgatAGATGCGGGCTCTGAATCATGCTTTGTATTTGTAGTAGGTGGTTGTGTAAAATTCCAACAGCAAGGTACTCTAGACCCATTTACCAGAAGTTTTGTAAACACCAAAATCAGATCAGTTACTAAAAAACAGATAAAAAATGTCAGGCACTGAGCAACTATCCAGATGCAAAAAGACAGATTAGCCATCCTGCGGGACACAGGCTCTACGTAAACTTGAGACATATGAAGAAATATAAAGAGTATAAAAACTGTCAGCAGAAAGAAACATATTACTTCAATCCAGTCCTTGACTAAAGTTCTCTTCTTTAACACATATAACCCCACTTGTACACTAGCCATATAGATAGCCAGATACCCATAAAGAGAGAACACTCCTTCTCTGTTAGCATTTAAAAAGCCAAGCCTTGTATCTTTGCCATCGCTCCCATATAAAACAAACATCTTCAGATGGGTAGTGTCAAGAATAAGCTGATAAAATACAGCAAGAATCACAGCAACAATCCATGATTTGTTGGTTGGAAATAGAGTTAAAAGTAGTGATGCTGTCATTCTCACAATTgctaaagtgaaaaaaaaattccagtgcaCTCCATACTCTGAAAAGTGTTCATGATACTCTACAGCTTTAACACTGATCAGTCGTCCCAGACCAAGAAAAACTAAAGGCCAAACAGATAACAACTGTCTTGCTAGACAGGAGAATTTGGATTGCACCACACCTGTTTTTTGCCTAACTTCAGGGCAAACAAGAGCATTACCAAAAATAAAAGCTCCCACTCCAAAATCCATAGCTCCTGTTCCATAGGTCTCAGTTTTAGCATACCGTCTGGGATACTGTGGAAAATCCACTGCTAGAATGTTGATTGCAGTTAACACATTGACATAAACACGAAACACAGTTATTGATGGAATGTAGTCTGGTTCTAAGCTAGTCTTCAGGAAATCATGTATGATTTGCTTAGGAGGAGTCCTGATATAATGATTTCGTCTGTTGTATA
The Mauremys mutica isolate MM-2020 ecotype Southern chromosome 19, ASM2049712v1, whole genome shotgun sequence genome window above contains:
- the PIGW gene encoding phosphatidylinositol-glycan biosynthesis class W protein isoform X3; translation: MEIGGRRMSQKLLKEAFISNLNGTSLLEISIGLTLAPLCIACRGLLLILYKLHNGRSLRSRKYHLLLDFTVLVAPFVLGCTILSPILHLLPITIGAFCAGLFYKIYNRRNHYIRTPPKQIIHDFLKTSLEPDYIPSITVFRVYVNVLTAINILAVDFPQYPRRYAKTETYGTGAMDFGVGAFIFGNALVCPEVRQKTGVVQSKFSCLARQLLSVWPLVFLGLGRLISVKAVEYHEHFSEYGVHWNFFFTLAIVRMTASLLLTLFPTNKSWIVAVILAVFYQLILDTTHLKMFVLYGSDGKDTRLGFLNANREGVFSLYGYLAIYMASVQVGLYVLKKRTLVKDWIEVICFFLLTVFILFIFLHMSQVYVEPVSRRMANLSFCIWIVAQCLTFFICFLVTDLILVFTKLLVNGSRVPCCWNFTQPPTTNTKHDSEPASIKRERKWLSICIINAIDKNQLVFFLLANVMTGIVNMMIDTIHSNTSFTLFVLHLYMFTNCLIMYILHAKNILLKCW
- the PIGW gene encoding phosphatidylinositol-glycan biosynthesis class W protein isoform X1, with the protein product MSQKLLKEAFISNLNGTSLLEISIGLTLAPLCIACRGLLLILYKLHNGRSLRSRKYHLLLDFTVLVAPFVLGCTILSPILHLLPITIGAFCAGLFYKIYNRRNHYIRTPPKQIIHDFLKTSLEPDYIPSITVFRVYVNVLTAINILAVDFPQYPRRYAKTETYGTGAMDFGVGAFIFGNALVCPEVRQKTGVVQSKFSCLARQLLSVWPLVFLGLGRLISVKAVEYHEHFSEYGVHWNFFFTLAIVRMTASLLLTLFPTNKSWIVAVILAVFYQLILDTTHLKMFVLYGSDGKDTRLGFLNANREGVFSLYGYLAIYMASVQVGLYVLKKRTLVKDWIEVICFFLLTVFILFIFLHMSQVYVEPVSRRMANLSFCIWIVAQCLTFFICFLVTDLILVFTKLLVNGSRVPCCWNFTQPPTTNTKHDSEPASIKRERKWLSICIINAIDKNQLVFFLLANVMTGIVNMMIDTIHSNTSFTLFVLHLYMFTNCLIMYILHAKNILLKCW
- the PIGW gene encoding phosphatidylinositol-glycan biosynthesis class W protein isoform X2; this encodes MFGGNRVLIYLLDLNFGRLPPEVKPSRSERESETNGRRMSQKLLKEAFISNLNGTSLLEISIGLTLAPLCIACRGLLLILYKLHNGRSLRSRKYHLLLDFTVLVAPFVLGCTILSPILHLLPITIGAFCAGLFYKIYNRRNHYIRTPPKQIIHDFLKTSLEPDYIPSITVFRVYVNVLTAINILAVDFPQYPRRYAKTETYGTGAMDFGVGAFIFGNALVCPEVRQKTGVVQSKFSCLARQLLSVWPLVFLGLGRLISVKAVEYHEHFSEYGVHWNFFFTLAIVRMTASLLLTLFPTNKSWIVAVILAVFYQLILDTTHLKMFVLYGSDGKDTRLGFLNANREGVFSLYGYLAIYMASVQVGLYVLKKRTLVKDWIEVICFFLLTVFILFIFLHMSQVYVEPVSRRMANLSFCIWIVAQCLTFFICFLVTDLILVFTKLLVNGSRVPCCWNFTQPPTTNTKHDSEPASIKRERKWLSICIINAIDKNQLVFFLLANVMTGIVNMMIDTIHSNTSFTLFVLHLYMFTNCLIMYILHAKNILLKCW